One window of the Brevibacterium limosum genome contains the following:
- a CDS encoding excinuclease ABC subunit UvrA, with amino-acid sequence MSTEARNPAPATAVEVRGARVHNLRSIDIDVPLNTLVAIAGVSGSGKSSLAMGVLYAEGSRRYIEALSTYTRRRMAQAARADVDTVRHIPAALALRQRPGVPGVRSTFGTSTELLNVIRLMFSRLASHLCPNGHRQEPTLNVAAEEPFDCPECGETVQAPGAEELAFNSGGACPRCEGIGTIREVDDASLIRDPDMSIDDGTVIPWQMFGFNVQPQIAREFGVRTDVPWRDLQEWERDIVFDGPEEKKHITVTSKKGLHELDFTFRNARLTVTEELKRADNEKRFARVSRFLSEQVCPDCHGTRLSPAARAPRIGELGLAEATAMTLDELVDWAASVPAGLPTPMQSMARSLVDALLGMARRLLDLGLGYLGLDRAGSSLSTGERQRVQLSRAVRNETTGVLYVLDEPSIGLHPSNIKGLQGVIADLLDEGNSVVMVDHDPLVLREADHLIEIGPGSGRDGGTVVATGTVADLDRHRESRIGPYLTGRAETLVRTPTAASATFDHGRIRLRTAPIHTVHALDAEIPRQRLTVVTGVSGSGKTTLVLDSLVPALKAADERSRPDHVREIDAERIDRVNVVDATPIGINVRSTVATYSGVLDDLRRAYARLDSAKNAGLTAGDFSYNTGSLRCPKCEGTGEITLDVQFLPDVDIPCPDCEGRRFSPDADEYCRASDADGQPLSLPDLLAMTVAEALPHLGEMRKVHARLRALQDVGLGYLTLHEATPALSGGEAQRLKLATELGKSQQHTLFVFDEPTVGLHPEDVRVLVSVFQQLLDQGGTVLVIEHDLDMIANADWIIDLGPGGGQDGGQIVATGTPGQVADSAHSVTGEYLSAHLKPNSDE; translated from the coding sequence ATGTCGACCGAAGCCCGGAATCCTGCCCCTGCCACAGCGGTCGAGGTCCGCGGTGCCCGCGTGCACAACCTGCGCAGCATCGACATCGACGTGCCCCTGAATACCCTCGTCGCCATCGCCGGCGTCTCCGGGTCGGGCAAGTCTTCGCTGGCCATGGGCGTGCTCTACGCCGAAGGCTCCCGCCGCTATATCGAAGCTCTGTCGACCTATACCCGCCGTCGCATGGCCCAAGCCGCCCGTGCCGATGTCGACACCGTCCGCCACATTCCTGCCGCCCTCGCCCTGCGGCAACGTCCCGGAGTCCCCGGGGTCCGCTCGACCTTCGGCACCTCCACCGAGCTGCTCAACGTCATCCGCCTGATGTTCTCCCGCCTGGCCTCCCACCTCTGCCCGAACGGACACCGGCAGGAACCGACCCTCAACGTCGCCGCCGAGGAACCCTTCGACTGCCCCGAATGCGGTGAGACCGTCCAAGCCCCCGGCGCCGAGGAGCTCGCCTTCAATTCCGGTGGTGCCTGCCCCCGTTGCGAGGGCATCGGCACGATCAGAGAAGTCGATGATGCCTCCCTCATCCGCGACCCCGACATGTCGATCGACGACGGAACGGTCATCCCCTGGCAGATGTTCGGCTTCAACGTCCAACCGCAGATCGCCCGAGAATTCGGGGTCCGCACCGATGTGCCCTGGCGTGACCTCCAGGAGTGGGAACGCGACATCGTCTTCGACGGCCCCGAGGAGAAGAAGCACATCACGGTCACCTCGAAGAAGGGGCTGCACGAGCTCGACTTCACCTTCCGCAACGCCCGCCTGACAGTGACCGAAGAGCTCAAACGCGCCGACAATGAGAAGCGCTTCGCCAGAGTCAGCCGGTTCCTCTCCGAACAGGTCTGCCCCGACTGCCACGGCACCCGCCTCTCCCCTGCAGCCCGGGCACCTCGCATCGGTGAACTCGGCCTCGCCGAGGCAACCGCGATGACCCTCGACGAACTTGTCGACTGGGCGGCAAGTGTTCCGGCCGGGCTCCCGACGCCGATGCAGTCGATGGCCAGATCATTGGTGGACGCGCTGCTCGGGATGGCCCGCCGGCTGCTCGACCTCGGCCTCGGGTACCTCGGACTCGACCGGGCCGGGTCCTCGCTGTCGACGGGTGAACGCCAACGCGTCCAACTCTCCCGGGCGGTTCGCAACGAGACCACCGGGGTCCTCTACGTCCTCGACGAACCCTCCATCGGGCTCCACCCCTCGAATATCAAAGGCCTGCAAGGCGTCATCGCCGACCTCCTCGACGAGGGCAACTCCGTCGTCATGGTCGACCACGATCCGCTCGTCCTCCGCGAAGCCGATCACCTCATCGAGATCGGTCCCGGGTCCGGCCGCGACGGCGGCACGGTCGTGGCCACCGGCACCGTCGCTGACCTCGACCGCCACCGCGAATCCCGCATCGGCCCCTACCTCACCGGACGCGCCGAAACCCTCGTGCGTACTCCCACGGCCGCCTCAGCGACCTTCGATCACGGTCGGATCCGGCTGCGCACCGCACCGATCCACACGGTCCACGCCCTCGACGCGGAGATCCCCCGGCAGCGGCTGACCGTCGTCACGGGAGTGTCCGGATCGGGCAAGACCACCCTCGTCCTCGACAGTCTCGTCCCCGCGCTCAAGGCCGCAGACGAGCGTTCGCGACCCGATCATGTGCGTGAGATCGACGCCGAGAGGATCGACCGCGTCAACGTCGTCGACGCCACCCCGATCGGCATCAACGTCCGCTCCACCGTGGCCACCTATTCCGGCGTCCTCGACGACCTCCGACGTGCGTATGCTCGCCTCGATTCGGCGAAGAACGCCGGGCTGACGGCCGGCGATTTCTCGTACAACACGGGCTCGCTGCGCTGCCCGAAATGCGAAGGCACCGGCGAAATCACCCTCGACGTGCAGTTCCTCCCCGACGTCGACATTCCCTGCCCCGACTGCGAGGGCCGACGATTCAGTCCCGACGCGGATGAGTACTGTCGTGCGTCGGATGCCGATGGCCAGCCGCTGTCGCTGCCGGATCTGCTGGCGATGACCGTCGCCGAGGCGCTCCCCCACCTCGGCGAGATGCGGAAGGTCCATGCCCGGCTGCGGGCACTGCAGGATGTGGGGCTCGGGTATCTCACCCTCCACGAGGCGACACCGGCACTGTCCGGCGGTGAGGCTCAGCGGCTCAAGCTCGCCACCGAACTCGGGAAGTCTCAGCAGCACACGCTCTTCGTCTTCGACGAACCGACCGTGGGCCTGCACCCCGAGGACGTGCGTGTGCTCGTGAGCGTCTTCCAGCAGCTGCTCGACCAGGGCGGAACGGTCCTCGTCATCGAACACGACCTCGACATGATCGCCAACGCCGACTGGATCATCGACCTCGGCCCCGGCGGAGGTCAGGACGGCGGTCAGATCGTGGCGACCGGAACCCCGGGGCAGGTCGCGGACTCCGCACACAGCGTGACCGGTGAGTACCTCAGCGCCCACCTGAAGCCGAACTCTGACGAATAG
- a CDS encoding ABC transporter ATP-binding protein, which yields MSDETSEETPIYTGSLPEVTRNNPPVVVCDNVHVRYKTLATGKKLKLGSKDVMSKRRELREVHALKGVSFVAHKNESIGVIGSNGSGKSTLMRSITGLTPTSEGAIYATSRPNLLGVGAALIPDLSGARNIILGSLALGLTQAEIDAKFDDIVEFTGLEDFIDLPMRTYSSGMSQRLKFAIATSVQHEILIVDEALNVGDKKFRDRSEGRIRSIRENAGTVFLVSHSMRTIKDTCNRALWIEKGELRADGPALEVIREYQAFTKAEKAKEVEQEPG from the coding sequence ATGAGTGACGAGACATCTGAAGAGACCCCGATCTACACCGGCAGCCTTCCCGAGGTGACGCGGAACAATCCGCCCGTCGTCGTCTGCGACAACGTCCATGTCCGCTATAAGACCTTAGCCACGGGCAAGAAGCTCAAGCTGGGCAGCAAAGACGTCATGTCGAAGCGCCGTGAGCTGAGAGAGGTCCATGCCCTCAAAGGCGTCAGCTTCGTCGCCCACAAGAACGAATCCATCGGTGTCATCGGCAGCAACGGGTCCGGCAAGTCGACGCTCATGCGATCGATCACCGGTCTGACCCCGACCTCGGAGGGCGCGATCTATGCGACGTCGCGGCCGAACCTCCTCGGTGTCGGTGCCGCGCTGATCCCCGATCTCTCGGGTGCCCGCAATATCATCCTCGGCTCTCTTGCGCTGGGGCTCACCCAGGCCGAGATCGACGCAAAGTTCGATGACATCGTCGAGTTCACCGGGCTCGAGGACTTCATCGACCTGCCGATGCGCACGTATTCCTCGGGTATGTCCCAGCGGCTGAAGTTCGCGATCGCGACCTCGGTGCAGCATGAGATCCTCATCGTCGATGAGGCCCTCAACGTCGGTGACAAGAAGTTCCGTGACCGTTCAGAAGGCCGCATCCGCTCCATCCGTGAGAACGCCGGTACCGTCTTCCTCGTCTCGCATTCGATGCGCACGATCAAGGACACATGCAACCGCGCGCTGTGGATCGAGAAGGGCGAGCTGCGCGCCGACGGGCCCGCCCTCGAGGTCATCCGCGAATACCAGGCCTTCACCAAGGCCGAGAAGGCGAAGGAAGTGGAGCAGGAGCCGGGCTGA